One window of the Candidatus Jettenia sp. genome contains the following:
- a CDS encoding helix-turn-helix domain-containing protein — translation MELKTIEITNGLMDMNQTAAYLNIKLATLYSMTMRKEIPVVKIGRLNRFRKLDLDIWIDKNMK, via the coding sequence ATGGAATTAAAAACAATTGAGATTACCAACGGATTGATGGACATGAATCAAACTGCGGCTTATCTAAACATAAAGCTTGCAACACTTTACAGTATGACAATGCGGAAGGAAATTCCTGTTGTAAAGATTGGGCGGCTTAATAGATTTCGTAAGCTTGACCTAGATATCTGGATTGATAAAAACA